The DNA region GCACGGAGTCTGAGTGGGCGCTCCCGGTGTACAGTACCGGGTCGCCGGTCTCACCGTCGACGAACACCTGAAACAGCTCCCAGTCGTGCCAGTGGAAGTTGGTCGTGAACTGGTCGAACGCGGAGTAGAGCCAGTACTGGACGACCGACAGCGACGAGTCGCGGTAGTCGACGACGTTATAGAACACCGCCGGTTCCGGCGGTGCGTCGGCTTCGCGGCGGTCCCTCGTGTATCCATCGAGTACGTCGAAGCCGTCGACGACGCGCTCGCCGTCGTGCTCGCTCTCGTAGCGACGCGGGTCGGTCGGGAACCACAGTTCGCGGGCGTCGAAGTGGACGTCCGGGGCGAACTGCTCGGCCAGCGCGCGGTGTTCGGAGGCGACTGTGGACTCCGACGACGCGTTCGACGGCGCTTCCGTGGGGCCGAGTCCCTCGACGCTCTCCTCCGAAGAGAGGACCGCCCCGGCGGCGGTGCCGCCGCCGACGGCGAGGGCGAGTGCACCGAGCCTCAGGAGGTCGCGCCGCTCGACACCGTCGTTCTCGGTCGAGTCGTCGATAGTACGCTCGTCGGTGGCCGTCCGTCGGTTTGCAGTCGTCCCTTCGTTCGGGGCCGTCGCTTCGTCGTCGGCCGTCCGTTCGCCGTCCGCTCGCTCGCCGCCGAGCGGCCGCTCCTCGTGGTTCGTCGTCGGTCCCTCGCTCGCATCGTCGAGACGGTCGTCGTCGGACATGGCCCTCGGTTTGGTCGGCCTTTCAGACCGCTCGTTATGACTTTGTTGGTCGCGGGAGAGACGGCGGGCGATTCCACCTCTTCGGATGCGAAGGCTAGTTACGGTCGGCGGCGAAGCTACGAGTATGCAGGCTGCACTCGTCGTTCTCGACGGCTGGGGACTCGGCGACCACGACCGGGGAGACGCCGTGAAAGCCGCAGCGACGCCGAACTTCGACCGGTTTCGCGAGAGCGGCGCGTACGGCACGCTCGACGTGAGCGGTCGCCGCGTCGGACTGCCAGACGGACAGATGGGCAACAGCGAAGTCGGCCACCTCAACATCGGCGCTGGTCGGGTGGTCAAGCAAGCGTACACCCGAATCAACGACAGCGTCGCCGACGGCTCGTTCTACGAGAACGATGCCGTGAACGACGCGTTCGACTACGCCGAGGAACACGGCGGGCGGATCCACTTCATGGGCCTCGTCAGCGACGGTGGCGTCCACTCCGACCAAGAGCATCTGTACGCACTCATCGAGGCGGCGGCCGACCGCGGCGTCGAGGCGGTTACCCACGCGTTCACCGACGGCCGCGACACCGACCCGAAAGGTGGTGTGGATTACCTCGCGTCGCTCGAAAGCGTCGTCGACGACCACGGTACCGGCGACGTGGCGACGGTCTCGGGTCGGTACTACGCGATGGACCGCGACCAGAACTGGGAGCGGACCAAACGTGCTTACGACGCCATCGTCAACCGCGACGCAGAGTACGAAGCGCTCTCGGCAGTCGGAGCGGTCGGGAACGCCTACGAGCGTGGCGACACCGACGAGTTCGTCGAACCGACGCTCGTCGAGAGCGGGCCGGTGCTCGAAGACGGCGACGCGGTGTTCTTCTTCAACTTCCGGTCGGACCGTGCTCGGCAACTCGTCCGGATGCTCGGCGACGTGCGTCCCGAGTGGCCGTTCGAGACGACGCCGCCGGAGATTCATCTCGCGACGATGACCCAGTACGACAAGACGTTCGACTTTCCGGTGGCGTTCCCGCCGAACCAGCCGCGGAACACGCTCGGCGAGGTGCTCACCGACAACGGTCGCACGCAGCTACGGCTGGCAGAGTCCGAGAAGTACGCTCACGTGACGTACTTCCTCAACGGCGGTCGTGAGGTGGAGTTCGACGGCGAGATTCGGCGCATCGTCGAGAGTCCCGACGTGCCGACGTACGACGCGACGCCCGCGATGAGCGCCGAGGAAGTGACCGACACGGCGCTGTCGATAATCGGGTCCGACGACCCCGACGTGCTCGTGCTCAACTACGCGAACCCCGACATGGTCGGCCACACCGGCGACTTCGCCGCCGCCGTCGCGGCGGTCGAAGCCGTCGACGAACAGCTCGGCCGACTGCTCGATGGCGTCCTCGCCGCGGGCGGACACGCGCTCGTCACCGCAGACCACGGCAACGCCGACGACATGGGGACGCCCGAGGCTCCGCATACTGCCCACACGTACAATCCCGTCCCGCTCGTTTACCTCTCTCCGGCGGGCGACGACGGCGGAAAGCGGGTTCGTGAGGGCGGCTCGCTCTGTGACCTCGCGCCGACGCTGCTGTCGCTCATCGGCGTCGACCAGCCGCCGGAGATGACCGGCGAGTCGTTGCTGGAGTGACTGGCGAACAGGCGACGACGAATGTCGAAGGCGTACGAATCGCTCGAACTCCTCGAACCGCTCCGTGACCGGGCCGTCGCACACCCGCCTCTCCGGTTCACGGCCGCGCTCAGCGCACGGGGAGGGTTGGCCCCGTTCTCCGTTATGAATCTCAGGACGGGACCGACTATCGGAGTTTCACGTTCCGCTCGGACGCGTAGCGATAGAGCGGTCCCGCCAGGAGCAACGCGCCGACGACTGCCGCGGCCGCGACGAGACGGATATCGAATAGTCCGGTCAGCGAGTCGGTCGTGAGCGCGCCGAGCGACCCACCGACGAGCACGCCCCCGACGACCCACGGAGTCTCGCCGAGCGCGGTTCCGAGCAGGTACGACCGGAACCGAACGTCGGCGATTCCCGCGCCGACGGAGACAATGTCCGACGGGGCCGGAAAGAGGCGGCTCGCAGCGACGCTCCGGACGTCGCCGGTCGTGTCGACGAACCGCTCGCCCGCCGCGGCGAACCGGCCGCTGCCACCTCGGATGTGACGCCCGAAGAGGTACGGCGGGACGCTGCTCACGGCGACGAGAGCCAGCGCGATCGGAACCCAGGTGAGGTCGTGGGTGTAGCCGACGACGACAGCCAGAAGGGTCGTCGGCCACGCGAGAAGCGGCCGGACGAGCGCGACGAGCGTCAACACGGCGACGAACCGAACCGGGTCGGCCGCGAGCCATCGGAGACGCTCGAACAGCGCTTCGGGCGAGACGAGCCACGCGGCGAGAGCCGTAATCGCAACCACCGCGCCAGTCGACACGAGAAACGTGCGGCGCGACACTCAGAGACACTGCTCCGTTCGGACGGCGGTGTGCGATGCAACGGTGTCGCAGTTCATACACCGGCTTCACGGTCCGCCGTCATACCCCTTATGCCTGAATTGAGGGTCTCGCTGTGAGGAACGAACCCGCTCGAGTACGCGGAATGGTTAACTCACACGCGCCGAAATCCGGTGACGTGACCGACGACGGTGACGCACTCGACGAATCTGCGGGTTCGGCGGACGCGACGGGGAGTCTCGCCGCCACTCGCGGCGAGCGCATCGAACTCGCCCTCGACCTGCTGGCGCACCTCGAACACGAGGAGTTGGAACTCCCGGCGGTCATCGACCGTATCGAGACGGTGACGACGGACCCGGCGACGACGCGCGAGATTCTCGACGAAGCCGAAAAGCGAGGAATCATCGAACGCGACGGGGCACGAATCCTGACGCGCCGCGGCGGGACGTTCGTCCGCTTCGAGAGTCAGGTCGTCACGCGGGACGGCGAGTTCGACTGTCGACGCTGCGGCGCGAGCGTCTCGACGGGGCACTTCATCCGGTTCGAGACGGGCGAACTCGGGCCGTTCGGCTCATCGTGCATCAGAAAAGTCACCGGACGAGAATGACGCGCCGAATCGGAGACGACGACCCGTCGGTCGCCTCACCGCCCGCGGCTGAGTTCGTCGATGAGTCGCTCGACGAGTTCGTTCTGTCGCTGGAGTTGCTCGTTCTGTCGTTGGACCGTTACTGTCAGCGTCTCCACCTGTGCCCGTAGTTCCTCGATACCGTCGCCCGTGTCGGTCGTCTCGGTCGTCTCGGCCGTTTTGCTTGCCTCGACCGCCTCGACGGACGCCGCCGTCTCGTCGCTCGCGGACTCGAATCCGGACCCCTCGAACGTCGCCGAGGCGGAGGAAGTCGCCGACTCCGGTTCGGTCACCGCCTCGGCGGCGACGCCGCTCGCCGAGTCCGCAGCGCCGTCGTCGAGGTCTACAGGGTCGTCCGGTCGCGTCGCGTTCTTCGGTTTCTCGCTCAGTTCGGTCGGGTTGGCCGTCAGCGGCGCGGGGCCGTCGCCGAACGAGACGTTCTTTCGGTCCTGCGACGGTTCGGCCTCCGACTCCCGAGCCTTCGCCTTTCGGAAGGCGTCGAGCGACGGGACGTCGTGATAGGTACAGAGGGCGTCTGTCAGCGTCTCGCGGACCGCGCGCGCGTCGTCGTTCGGAGCTTTGAATCGCTCCTGTCGGCTGCCGAGCGTCAGCACGATGGAGGTGGCGACGCTGCCGTCTTCGAAGGTGAGGTCGGTCACGTCCGCGTAGTGAAACCCCTCGAAATCCTCGTCCCAGACGGGCGCGCCGATGTGTTTGACGACCCGGTCGCTCGTGACGACGAGCGTGAGTTCGCTGAACCGGAACGTCTGTTTCACCGTCTCGCCGGGGTCGGTGATTCCGGCCGCGCTGAGGATGCCGGCGAGTACGGGGTGGAGCGCGTCCTGGAGGCGTTTGGACGGCAGGGAGAACGACTGTTCGCCGTCGAGACCGTAGTCGAGCGTCACGGTCGCTTTTCGCGACGCGCGCCCGCCTTCGGAGACGGAGATGCGTTCGGCGTCGTGCGGGTACTGTTCGACGGACTCGTCCGAGAGTAATCCCTCCGAGCGGTAGATGAGCGTTCGCGTGGGCGTGACGAACAGTCCGTCCTCGCCGCCGAGGTTCACCCGGGCGGCGACTGGTTCGTCGTCCAGTTCGGTCTGGACGAGTTCCGGCAGGCTCATGGCAGGGGTGTCCCGGCCACACGTGATAAATTCAGGGGGTGCGACGGCGAACAGGAACACCGGCGTGAAACCGCCCCGCCGTGGACCGATATGGGAAGGTTCAAGAGTCTCATCGGACAAGATGGAACTGAGCCCGGGTGGCTTAGCTGGACATAGCGCCGCACTCATAGGGTTCTGAGATTCGGTGCGGTATCGCCTTGGAAGCCTCCGCCCCATGGGGCCTGCCGAGCCTCTGACCTGGGATATGCGGAGATCGTGGGTTCGGAGCCCACCCCGGGCATTTTTCGACAGTTCGACTCGACGAGTTCTCGGCTCTTCGACCGGAGACACGCTCGTCCCTGCCGTTCGATAGTCGTTCGATCCTTCGGTGAGGGAAGGCTCGGCTCACCTCGCGACAGTTCACAAAAAGCGTCGACGGCGTACGAAGCCGTTTCCCCACTACACAAAACGACCCGGGCTGACACGACCCGGACTCTGACACACCACGGCGACCGGTCGATGGTCGCCCTCGAGCGCCGTCGGATGGGCGCGGGAATCCGCGCCGCGACGGCGACTCTGCTACTTCGTAGGGTCGAACCCACCATAGTTTCGAGGTCCATACTCTCTTCGAATTTCGGCCGAACCACCTGTTAAATCTGGTTTGGGGGTCACTAATCGGCCATCGAGGCTCGAACAGGGGGTTCGTCGGCGTCGCCGTCACCTCCCTCGCGAGTCGCGTCCGCGTCGACGCGTCGCAACCGGACGACGACTTCGGAGCCGTCTCTCACGTCGTCTGCCACGACGCGCCGCCGACCTCGAACGCCGTCGCACCGAGCGCTCCAACCGCGAGCGTGAGTCCCGCCAGCAGTACCTTCGTCCCGATGCTCGTCCGTTCTCCGACCGCCGGACAGAGTGCCCTCGCCAGAAAACAGCCTCTCTATTCTGTCGTTTCGTCTTCTACTGGACGCCGCTCGGCGGCGGCGCTTCGGTGCTGTTCGATTTTCGGGTCGCCGGATACAATCGTTCGATCGAAAGTACTGTCAACTTATTTGATAAATCGAGGCGTCCTCCCGTCAGCCCGTGCGTTGTCGTATTGGAGAGGGGCGAATAAGACATTCTATCTCATAGTCAGTTACACGAGAAATTACATTAGATCGTGCATAAATGGTCGATCACCCCTTATGACACCCCTTCGTGGAGCGGCCTCTGCGACGGTGAGCGCGCCGAGTCTCACACTCCTCGTTCCGACTGCGGGCCGTCTCCTCACACCAGGCGAAGTTACAAGCCCCGGTGCAGGCTATCTGTATCCGATGGGTTCGAACACCGCGACGGACGCCGAACAGACGCCCGCGGGTCACCCGACGGCCGGGCAGACGTGGTTCGACGTCATAGAGGACGTCATCGACACCGAAATCGACAGACAGGAGACCATCGAATGCCGCTTCGAGCAGTTGGAGGTCGACGTCCCGCTGCGAATGGAACCGAACGCCGAAATTGCTCGATGGCGGTTCGACGGTACCGTTCGCGTCCACGTCGAGGGAACGCGCGGCCCGCTCTCGGAGTGGCTCAGATTCTGGTACAGCCGACTCTCGTAGCGCAGTCGCCTCCGACGCCGTTCGAGGAACCGGCGGCGAGAAAGTGATATGCCGGCTCTCCGTACTCGGGTCTGTGAGTCCGCTCCGTCGACGGTCGCTCGTCTTCGTCGTCAGTTGCCTACTCGTCACCGCCGGCTGTCTCGGTGCTCCGTCCCTTCCGCCTTCGAACTCCGACGACAGCGTCGCCCCCGGCGCGGGGGACGTTCCGCTCCCCGGCGAAGGACCGAACCGGACCGCCACCGTCGTCGACGGTGACACGGTGAAAATCGCGTACCCCAACGGAACCCGCGACACCGCGCGCCTCCTCGGCGTCGACACGCCCGAGACGTACGGCGAGAGCGACCCCGACGACTTCGAGGGCGTCCCCGACACCGAGACTGGCCAGGCCTGTCTGAACGACCACGGCGAACGCGCCACCGACTACGCGACTGAGACGCTCCTCGACCGGGAGGTGACACTCCGGTTCGACGCGAACGAACCGCGGCGCGGCTACTACGACCGCCTACTCGTCTACGTCGTACTCGACGGTACGGATTTCAACTACGGGCTCGTCGACGAGGGGTACGCCCGCGTCTACGACAGTCAGTTCACGGCACGTGAGCGCTACTACGACGCCGAATCGGACGCCCGAGCGGACGGCCGCGGTCTGTGGGAGTGCGCGACCGACGCCGAAGCTGAGACCGACGGTGGGTCGTCCGAGACGGCCGATCGCTCTGGCGACTCGCCGCTCGTCGTCGCCGAGATCCACGAGGACGCCGTGGGCGACGACCAGCAGAACCTCGACGACGAGTACGTCGTCTTCCGGAACGACGGCAGCGAGACGCTCGACCTGACGGGATGGACGGTGAACGACGAGGTGGGCAAGGAGTACCGTTTCCCCGACGGGTTCGCACTCGAGCCGACCGAGACGGTGACGCTCCGAACCGGCGACGGCGAGGACGGCGATGGAACGCTCTACTGGGGGGCGAGCGCCCCGGTGTGGAACAACGACGGCGACGAGGTGATCGTCAGAGACGGCGCCGGAACGGTCGTCGCTCGGCGGTCCTACTGACGGCTCTCGCGGGCGCGGGGTCGGAAGAGTGGGGAGGCGTTCAGACCGCGCGACCGGTCACGTCGGTGCCGACGAGGTACGTTCCGGCGGTGAGCAACGCGGCGGCGACGACGAGGACGATGCCGCCGACGACGCCGGCGAACGTCGACGAGGGGAGTGCGGTCGGCACGAAGCCGAGCGTTCCGACGACCATCATCCCGAGGCCGAGCGTACCGTTTCGTGTTACGTCCATACTCCGGCTATATCGTCGTCCACATAATGAATTTCGTTTTCGGTCCGCCGGCCGTCTCGCCTCTCACCGGTGCTGGTCGGGTCTCACCGCTATGAGTCGGGTTTACCGGTCCTGGTCGGGTCTCGATACGCCGACGGGCAACGATTATGTCGTCGGCCTTCCACCGACGTGATAACGCGATGAGCATCGACATCGAGGCCGACCTCCGCTATCCGACGAACGCCGACGACTGGGTGGAGACGCTGCTCATCGGTGCCGTGCTGATACTCCTCGGCGTCCTCGTCCTCCCGATGTTTCTCGTTCTGAGCTACTACCTTCGCGTCGCGCGTTGGAGCATGCGCGGCGAGGAGCGCCCGCCGTCGTTCACCGAGTCGGGAGCGCTGTTCGTCGACGGTGTGAAGGCGGCCGCCGTCCTGCTGGCGTACCAACTCGTCCCACTGCTCGCCTTCGCGTTCACGTCGGTGCTCGTGTTGATTCCGGTGCTGAGCGACGGCAACGTGGCGATGCGTGTGAGCGTCCTCGGAATCGTTGCCGGAATCGCCATCTCGTCGCTTCTCTCGCTCGTCTTCGGCTACTTTGGCGTCGTCGGGATGCTCAACGTCGCCCGCGAGGGGACGCTCCGTGCGGGGTTCGACTTCGGCCGCGTCCGTCGCGTCGCGTTCGACCGCGAGTACGCGGTACGGTGGCTCTACGCGTTCGTCCTGCTGCTCGGGGTAAACGTCCTCATCGGTGTCGTCGCCGTAATCCCGGTCGTCGGGTGGCTCGTGGTCCCGCTGGCCAGTTTCTACGTGGGTATCGTCGCCTCCCGAATCTACGGCCGCGGGTACGCCCGAGCGCTCGACGACGGAGCGCGGGCGACCGACGTCTCCCCGAACGAGACGGTCGCGTAGCGCCGCTCTTCCCGTCGCGACGCCGCGTTACTCCTTGAACCGCTCGCCCGCCGGAATCACCACGTCAAGCCAGTTCTCCTCGGGCGGGAGCGGGCAGGCGAACGTCTCGCTGTAGGCGCAAAACGGGCTGTACGCGAGGTTGAAATCGAACACCACCTCGTCGCCGTCTTCGAGCTCTCGGTTCGGTTCGAACTCCATGTACCGCCCCCCGCGGTACGTCTGCTGGCCGGTCGTCTTGTCGCGGAACGGGACGAAAAGCGAGTTCGATTCGTCCGATTCCTGACGGTAGCCCGCGAGCGTCTGTGTCTCGCCGCTGGCTTCGAACTCGAACGTCACCACGCGGAGATAGCGGACGTTCGGGCCGTTCGTCGTCTCCATCTCGACGGGGTCGGGTTCGTCGTAGGTGGTCACCGTCGCCTCGACGCGGTACTCTGGGTCCGGGTCGAAGTAGTCGAGCCCGTCGAACGACTCGCGCTCTTCCGGCGGTATCGGTGACTGCGGGTGGTCTGCGAAGAAGTCGTCCTTCTGTTCACGCTGGTGTTCGACCTCCGCGCGCCACTCATCGGCGCCGAGGCCGGAATCGCGTTCGCTGTCGCTCATGCGATTGCGTTGCCGGTCCCGACACAAATCGGTTGGGACCGCGGTCCAGTTCGGCGGTTCGTGACGCTTAGTTCGACTTCGCGTCGGCGAGACGCCGGAACTGCGCGTCGGTGAGTGAGATATCGCTCGCGACGAGGTTCTCCTCCAACTGCTTCGTGGTCCGCGCGCCGACGATGGGCGCGGTCACCTGCTCGTGGTGCAACAACCACGCGAGGCTCACCTGCGCGGGCGTCGCACCGACCTCCTCGGCGACGGCTTCGACGGCCTCGAGCGCGTCGAAGTTCTCCGGGGTCAGGTAGGAGTCGGCGAACTGCTGGTCGTTGGCCGCCCGCGAGTCCGTGGGCGGTGTTCCGTCTCGACTGTACTTCCCCGTGAGGAAGCCGCCCGCCAGCGGCGACCACGGGACGACGCCGACGTCGTAGTGGTCGCACATGTCGAGGTAATTTCCCTCGATTTCTCTGTTCGCCACGTTGTAGCGCGGTTGCGACAGCGAGAACGGTTCGTAACCGCGCTTGTCCGCCAGTTCGTTCGCCATCGCCACCTTCCAGGCGTTCGGTTCGAGCGTCGACGCGCCGAGGTAGTTCACCTTGCCGTCGCGGACGAACTCGTCGAGCGTCCGCATGAACTCCCGCGCTGGCGTGTCGTCGTCCCAGCGGTGGACGTAGAGCACGTCGACGTAGTCGGTGCCGAGGCGGTCGAGAATCTCGTCGACGTTGTTTCGGAGGTGTTTACGGCTCAGTCCGTGGCCGTTGGGGTGGTCGCTCGTCGGCCAGTAGATTTTCGAGGCGACGACGAACTCCTCTCGGTCGCGGTCGGCCAACCAGTCGCCGATGTACTCCTCGCTGCGCCCCTCGCCGTACATGTCGGCGGTGTCGATGAACGTGCCGCCGGCGTCGGCGTAGGCGTCGAGCAACTGGTGGGCGCGGTCGCGACCGACCTCCACCTCTCCGTCGTCGTTCTCGCGTCCGAAGCGCCACGTGCCGAACGCGAGTTCGCTCACCTTCGTTCCCGTACGGCCGAGCGGAACCGTGTCGAGCGTCATGCGGTGTAGTGCGGCGACCGGGCGCTAAAGTCGCCCGATTCGACGGCGGACGCGAGCGAACCGTGCCGCACGGAGTAAACGAAGCGTAGAGAGCGTGTACGTGAACCCGTGAACGGCGAGGCGAGAGCAGGATAGAGGAGCGAGGAGAGATAAGAGAAAATGCGGGGACGAGTAGGGGGACCGGGGACGCGACGCGGTTACTGCTTGTGGCCGTGGCCGACGACGAGGGCGACGACGTTGGCGACGAACAGGAGCGGGAGCAGTTCCATCCCGACGCCGAAGACGGTCTCCCCAGCGATGAGCGGAATGTAGAAGAACGGCAGGGCGATGGCGGACCAGAAGGCCGTGAACTGCACCGGCCGGGTGAGGATGCGGCTACCGAGGCTGTTGGTCAGTTCGTCGAGGAGGCTGTTCGATTGGTGGGGGCGTTCGTTCTTGAGTGGGGAGGAGTTGGACATGGGACCTCTCGCTCTTCTCTATAGCTCAAGGGGTCATATAGGGGGGAGAGCGTTGAGCCGAGTTCGGTCAGTTTTAGCGCTGACCAGTTCCCTAATTGACCCTTCACGAAGCGATGAGAGATCGTTTAAAGGTTTATCGAGCGCGCTCATCCTTCTTCTCCGGTAATTATTGACTGTCTCTCGTTACGGACTGTTTTCGCTGATTGAACGAACTGAATGGCTCGTCCAGCGCGGCGCGGGGGAGCGACGGCCGTCGCGCGTCGCTCGAGCGACGACGGCGAGCAACACAGCTACGAAGACGAGACCCACCAACCGACCGTATCGAGGCCGGGTGTGGTCGTCCGCCGACCGACTTCCGAACGTCCCGAGCAGTCCGAGCGGAAACATACCTCCTGTAGGGGTCGTAGACACAAAAACCACCGGCTGCACAACAGTCAACCGCCGGGAGTCCGAGAGTAGCCCATGCCAGACGTGCGCGTGCTGAGTTGCGGCGGAACGATTGCCAGCGAACCGAGCGAGACGGGGGCAGCGCCGGCAAAACGCGGCGAAGAACTGGTGGAGGCGGTACCGAAACTCGACGAGTACGCGACGGTCAGCGCCGAGGAGATCGCCTCGCATCCCGGATTCGACATGCAGTTCGACGACATCGCCGCCGTCGCGGCGGCCGTCGCCGACACGCCCGAGGTCGACGGGTTCGTCGTCACCCACGGTACCGACACGCTCGCCGACACGGCGTACGCGCTCTCGCTTCTGCTCGACGCCGACGCGCCCGTCGTCGTCACCGGGTCGCAGCGTCGCTTCGACGAGGTCGGCTCCGACGCGCCGGCGAACCTCCTCACCGCGGTCAGAGCGGCCGCCTCGCCCCGACTTTCGGGCGTGGCCGTCGCGTTCGACGACGAACTCCACGCCGCCCGCGACGTCGAGAAGACCCACACGAACGCGTTGTCGACGTTCAAATCGCCCGGAAAAGGCCCCATCGCGACGTTCACGCGCTCGGCGATGCACGTCCACCGCGCCGCCGAGAGTCGGTCCTCGGAGGCGGCGTCGCTCCCCGGAGGGGCTGTCGCCGACGCGTCGGCCACCGTCCCGGTCGTCCACTCCGGAATCGGTGTCTCCGGCGACGAACTCGACAGAGCGGTCGACGCCGGGGCAGACGGAGTCGTCGTCGAGGGGACGGGTCTCGGGAACGTCGCCAGCGGTCTCGGCGACGCCGTCGCGCGCGCGACCGAGACGGTCCCCGTCGTCGTCAGTTCGCGCTGTCACGTCGGCCCGACCGATCAGGTGTACGGCACGCCCGGCGGCGGCGTCACGCTTCGCGAGCACGGCGCGCTGTTCTCCGGTGACCTCCCGACCTCCAAGGCCCGAATCAAGCTCCTCTTGGCGCTCTCGGCGGGTATCGAAGGCGACGAACTCGCGGCGTTGTTCGACTGAGCGCTCGACCGACTCCGTCCGACCGATTCTTTACCCACGACCTCGACCGTCCGGCCGATATGGCCGACCTCAACCCCATCGCGAAGCGCATCCACAACGTCTCGCCGAAGCCCGTTCTGCTGACCCTCTCGGACGGGTCGAGCGCCGTCTACCACTTTTCGGGAACCCAGTTCTTCCAGCGCGAGTTCCAGGGAGAGGGCACGTGCGAGGACGA from Haloprofundus halobius includes:
- a CDS encoding DUF1684 domain-containing protein yields the protein MSDSERDSGLGADEWRAEVEHQREQKDDFFADHPQSPIPPEERESFDGLDYFDPDPEYRVEATVTTYDEPDPVEMETTNGPNVRYLRVVTFEFEASGETQTLAGYRQESDESNSLFVPFRDKTTGQQTYRGGRYMEFEPNRELEDGDEVVFDFNLAYSPFCAYSETFACPLPPEENWLDVVIPAGERFKE
- the gpmI gene encoding 2,3-bisphosphoglycerate-independent phosphoglycerate mutase; this encodes MQAALVVLDGWGLGDHDRGDAVKAAATPNFDRFRESGAYGTLDVSGRRVGLPDGQMGNSEVGHLNIGAGRVVKQAYTRINDSVADGSFYENDAVNDAFDYAEEHGGRIHFMGLVSDGGVHSDQEHLYALIEAAADRGVEAVTHAFTDGRDTDPKGGVDYLASLESVVDDHGTGDVATVSGRYYAMDRDQNWERTKRAYDAIVNRDAEYEALSAVGAVGNAYERGDTDEFVEPTLVESGPVLEDGDAVFFFNFRSDRARQLVRMLGDVRPEWPFETTPPEIHLATMTQYDKTFDFPVAFPPNQPRNTLGEVLTDNGRTQLRLAESEKYAHVTYFLNGGREVEFDGEIRRIVESPDVPTYDATPAMSAEEVTDTALSIIGSDDPDVLVLNYANPDMVGHTGDFAAAVAAVEAVDEQLGRLLDGVLAAGGHALVTADHGNADDMGTPEAPHTAHTYNPVPLVYLSPAGDDGGKRVREGGSLCDLAPTLLSLIGVDQPPEMTGESLLE
- a CDS encoding DUF4013 domain-containing protein, producing the protein MSIDIEADLRYPTNADDWVETLLIGAVLILLGVLVLPMFLVLSYYLRVARWSMRGEERPPSFTESGALFVDGVKAAAVLLAYQLVPLLAFAFTSVLVLIPVLSDGNVAMRVSVLGIVAGIAISSLLSLVFGYFGVVGMLNVAREGTLRAGFDFGRVRRVAFDREYAVRWLYAFVLLLGVNVLIGVVAVIPVVGWLVVPLASFYVGIVASRIYGRGYARALDDGARATDVSPNETVA
- a CDS encoding transcriptional regulator — protein: MADLNPIAKRIHNVSPKPVLLTLSDGSSAVYHFSGTQFFQREFQGEGTCEDDDADYRLVTSEDNESVLLGRKGREADGWSMVGEVTEVERVERTD
- a CDS encoding asparaginase — encoded protein: MPDVRVLSCGGTIASEPSETGAAPAKRGEELVEAVPKLDEYATVSAEEIASHPGFDMQFDDIAAVAAAVADTPEVDGFVVTHGTDTLADTAYALSLLLDADAPVVVTGSQRRFDEVGSDAPANLLTAVRAAASPRLSGVAVAFDDELHAARDVEKTHTNALSTFKSPGKGPIATFTRSAMHVHRAAESRSSEAASLPGGAVADASATVPVVHSGIGVSGDELDRAVDAGADGVVVEGTGLGNVASGLGDAVARATETVPVVVSSRCHVGPTDQVYGTPGGGVTLREHGALFSGDLPTSKARIKLLLALSAGIEGDELAALFD
- a CDS encoding lamin tail domain-containing protein — its product is MSPLRRRSLVFVVSCLLVTAGCLGAPSLPPSNSDDSVAPGAGDVPLPGEGPNRTATVVDGDTVKIAYPNGTRDTARLLGVDTPETYGESDPDDFEGVPDTETGQACLNDHGERATDYATETLLDREVTLRFDANEPRRGYYDRLLVYVVLDGTDFNYGLVDEGYARVYDSQFTARERYYDAESDARADGRGLWECATDAEAETDGGSSETADRSGDSPLVVAEIHEDAVGDDQQNLDDEYVVFRNDGSETLDLTGWTVNDEVGKEYRFPDGFALEPTETVTLRTGDGEDGDGTLYWGASAPVWNNDGDEVIVRDGAGTVVARRSY
- a CDS encoding aldo/keto reductase, yielding MTLDTVPLGRTGTKVSELAFGTWRFGRENDDGEVEVGRDRAHQLLDAYADAGGTFIDTADMYGEGRSEEYIGDWLADRDREEFVVASKIYWPTSDHPNGHGLSRKHLRNNVDEILDRLGTDYVDVLYVHRWDDDTPAREFMRTLDEFVRDGKVNYLGASTLEPNAWKVAMANELADKRGYEPFSLSQPRYNVANREIEGNYLDMCDHYDVGVVPWSPLAGGFLTGKYSRDGTPPTDSRAANDQQFADSYLTPENFDALEAVEAVAEEVGATPAQVSLAWLLHHEQVTAPIVGARTTKQLEENLVASDISLTDAQFRRLADAKSN
- a CDS encoding DUF7115 domain-containing protein, which produces MSLPELVQTELDDEPVAARVNLGGEDGLFVTPTRTLIYRSEGLLSDESVEQYPHDAERISVSEGGRASRKATVTLDYGLDGEQSFSLPSKRLQDALHPVLAGILSAAGITDPGETVKQTFRFSELTLVVTSDRVVKHIGAPVWDEDFEGFHYADVTDLTFEDGSVATSIVLTLGSRQERFKAPNDDARAVRETLTDALCTYHDVPSLDAFRKAKARESEAEPSQDRKNVSFGDGPAPLTANPTELSEKPKNATRPDDPVDLDDGAADSASGVAAEAVTEPESATSSASATFEGSGFESASDETAASVEAVEASKTAETTETTDTGDGIEELRAQVETLTVTVQRQNEQLQRQNELVERLIDELSRGR
- a CDS encoding TVP38/TMEM64 family protein, with amino-acid sequence MVAITALAAWLVSPEALFERLRWLAADPVRFVAVLTLVALVRPLLAWPTTLLAVVVGYTHDLTWVPIALALVAVSSVPPYLFGRHIRGGSGRFAAAGERFVDTTGDVRSVAASRLFPAPSDIVSVGAGIADVRFRSYLLGTALGETPWVVGGVLVGGSLGALTTDSLTGLFDIRLVAAAAVVGALLLAGPLYRYASERNVKLR
- a CDS encoding DUF5830 family protein, whose product is MTDDGDALDESAGSADATGSLAATRGERIELALDLLAHLEHEELELPAVIDRIETVTTDPATTREILDEAEKRGIIERDGARILTRRGGTFVRFESQVVTRDGEFDCRRCGASVSTGHFIRFETGELGPFGSSCIRKVTGRE